The following are from one region of the Acidimicrobiia bacterium genome:
- a CDS encoding DAK2 domain-containing protein, with protein MRLSAGRLKRIIERYHQRLGEHRDALNRLNVYPVPDGDTGTNMALTVGAVIEAFGDAETMAEITEAIAHGSLMGARGNSGVILSQILRGLSDTFRSLSEVGTADLIEALDIASAAAYQAVLRPVEGTILTVLRAAAESAAEAGTTVGEDLVVRRGFGDLVSCRTIPAVAGFVALPTPVIK; from the coding sequence ATGCGGCTCAGTGCCGGGCGCCTCAAACGGATCATCGAACGGTATCACCAACGGCTCGGTGAACATCGTGATGCCCTCAATCGGCTCAACGTGTACCCGGTGCCCGATGGCGATACCGGCACGAATATGGCGCTGACCGTCGGCGCGGTGATCGAGGCATTTGGCGACGCCGAGACCATGGCAGAGATAACTGAGGCGATCGCCCACGGGTCGTTGATGGGCGCCCGCGGCAACAGCGGGGTAATCCTGTCGCAGATACTGCGGGGCTTGTCCGATACGTTTCGTTCTCTGTCAGAGGTCGGGACGGCCGATCTCATCGAAGCTCTCGACATCGCTTCAGCGGCCGCCTATCAAGCCGTGCTGCGTCCGGTGGAGGGAACGATCCTGACCGTGTTGCGGGCCGCTGCCGAATCCGCAGCAGAGGCGGGAACCACGGTCGGGGAGGATCTAGTGGTCCGTCGCGGATTTGGTGACTTGGTCTCCTGCCGGACGATCCCCGCTGTGGCAGGGTTCGTGGCACTGCCTACCCCGGTCATCAAATAG
- the rpmB gene encoding 50S ribosomal protein L28 has translation MSYRCEVCNKEPSFGKKVSFSHKRSNRRWTPNIQRVRVKHGSNTRRVRVCTSCLKAGKVEKA, from the coding sequence ATGTCCTATCGCTGCGAAGTCTGTAACAAAGAACCGAGCTTTGGCAAGAAGGTTTCCTTCTCGCACAAGCGCTCGAACCGTCGCTGGACGCCCAATATCCAGCGTGTCCGGGTGAAGCATGGTTCCAATACCAGGCGAGTGCGCGTCTGCACCTCCTGTCTCAAAGCCGGCAAGGTCGAAAAGGCCTAG
- a CDS encoding cold shock domain-containing protein has product MIQGVVKTYDTGTQTGVVILDPGHDEVFLRPGSLEGSMFRFLRQGQRITFELLEENDQSFVTNVRIGHDGY; this is encoded by the coding sequence GTGATTCAGGGCGTCGTCAAAACGTACGACACCGGCACTCAGACGGGCGTCGTCATTCTCGATCCGGGTCACGACGAGGTCTTCCTTCGCCCCGGTTCGCTGGAGGGCAGCATGTTTCGTTTCCTCCGTCAGGGCCAACGCATCACCTTCGAACTCCTCGAAGAAAACGACCAGAGCTTCGTGACGAACGTTCGCATCGGCCACGACGGATATTGA
- a CDS encoding GNAT family N-acetyltransferase: MREAQMDIVDLSDQYEKSYLVCLEDWSDEMAEAGDHKARWYRLMRDRGLRVKLALGDDGRPVGMIQYLPIEHSPAVGIDLYMIMCVWVHGYKGGVGNRQGRGVGSALLAAAERDTRELGAKGIVAWGVVLPFWMKAGWFKKHGYRRVDRIGIRALMWKPFMEEATAPHWIEEGPKPTRVKGKVAVTAFVNGWCPASNIVYERAKRAAAALGDDVVFESIDTSEQSAMIECGQSDCVLVDGKTVQKGPPPSYDRVYKMMAKRARKLRR; the protein is encoded by the coding sequence ATGCGGGAAGCTCAGATGGACATCGTGGATCTGTCCGATCAGTACGAGAAGTCCTACCTGGTCTGCCTGGAGGACTGGTCCGACGAGATGGCGGAGGCAGGGGATCACAAAGCTCGCTGGTATCGCCTCATGCGGGACCGCGGACTGCGGGTCAAACTGGCGCTGGGCGATGACGGCCGGCCGGTCGGAATGATTCAGTACCTGCCAATCGAGCACTCACCGGCCGTTGGCATCGATCTCTACATGATCATGTGCGTCTGGGTGCACGGCTACAAGGGCGGGGTGGGCAATCGACAGGGCCGGGGGGTGGGCTCGGCGCTACTGGCGGCTGCCGAACGTGACACCCGGGAGTTAGGGGCGAAGGGGATCGTGGCCTGGGGTGTCGTGCTTCCGTTTTGGATGAAAGCCGGGTGGTTCAAGAAGCACGGCTATCGCCGGGTCGACCGGATCGGCATACGCGCGCTGATGTGGAAGCCATTCATGGAGGAGGCGACAGCCCCGCATTGGATCGAAGAAGGCCCCAAGCCGACACGGGTCAAAGGCAAGGTGGCGGTCACGGCGTTCGTCAACGGTTGGTGCCCGGCGAGCAACATAGTCTACGAGCGGGCCAAGAGGGCTGCCGCCGCCCTTGGTGATGACGTCGTGTTCGAGAGCATCGATACGAGCGAGCAGTCGGCAATGATCGAGTGCGGGCAGTCAGACTGCGTATTGGTCGACGGGAAGACGGTTCAGAAGGGCCCACCCCCTTCATACGACCGCGTCTACAAGATGATGGCCAAGCGAGCCCGCAAGCTGCGCCGCTGA
- a CDS encoding NUDIX domain-containing protein, whose product MVDIPIRVASKAVVIERGEILLTRNLHPDDPDGEFFLLPGGGQHHGEPLDECLRREVFEETGYSIEVGDVLWVRDYIGASHSFAAYEPDVHQVEVMFWCSVDRSQRPATPVEEDAWQLSVDWIRLEDLPHIRLFPAALVPGLIGMAAGRIDGARYLGDVN is encoded by the coding sequence ATGGTCGATATTCCCATTCGCGTGGCCTCGAAGGCCGTCGTCATCGAGCGCGGTGAGATTCTCCTGACTCGCAACCTTCATCCCGATGATCCCGACGGCGAGTTCTTTCTACTGCCGGGCGGCGGTCAGCACCACGGCGAACCACTCGATGAATGCTTGAGACGCGAAGTGTTCGAAGAAACCGGCTACTCGATCGAAGTCGGGGACGTGCTTTGGGTGCGGGACTACATCGGGGCCAGCCATTCGTTCGCTGCATACGAACCGGACGTCCACCAGGTCGAGGTGATGTTCTGGTGCTCGGTCGACCGATCACAACGACCGGCCACGCCGGTCGAGGAAGACGCTTGGCAGTTGTCGGTTGATTGGATCCGGCTGGAGGATCTGCCGCATATTCGGCTCTTCCCGGCCGCGCTTGTTCCGGGTTTGATTGGCATGGCGGCCGGGCGTATTGATGGCGCAAGGTACCTCGGCGACGTCAACTAG
- a CDS encoding Lrp/AsnC ligand binding domain-containing protein: MVQAYVLIQTEVGKAASVVEEARKIPGVEAADDVTGPYDVVVKASAGDVDQLGKLVVARIQAIEGITRTLTCPVVNL, from the coding sequence GTGGTCCAAGCGTACGTGCTGATCCAAACCGAGGTCGGCAAAGCTGCCTCGGTAGTCGAAGAAGCGCGCAAGATTCCCGGCGTCGAAGCAGCAGACGACGTAACCGGCCCGTACGACGTTGTCGTTAAGGCGTCGGCCGGAGATGTCGACCAGCTCGGCAAGCTGGTGGTGGCGCGCATCCAGGCTATTGAAGGGATCACCCGGACGCTCACCTGTCCGGTGGTGAACCTCTAG
- a CDS encoding UDP-N-acetylmuramoyl-tripeptide--D-alanyl-D-alanine ligase, translating to MTWIVLALGVAAAAPAALRFLRVAQREHYLGGSTIRFALRWWTGSRNVWLFVAGIVGLAATPWWWWMALVPIGVAALGPLGLGVRGVSSPLRWTGRLRRLTAIVSGSAALLIVASVVLEFVTVVAAILALGMPLLIDLGLALAAPLEARLGRRWIDKARDKLNAVDPRILAITGSYGKTTTKEYARLLLAAEMQVVASPASFNNAMGLARAINEHLTPGSELFIAEMGAYGPGEIAALCSWIPPEVAIITAIGPVHLERFGSLERTLEAKSEILEGAGVAVLNIDDRRLAGLADRQAGVRRVIRCSAIDTSADVCVLGHNGVQEVWAGGALLARLDPPVAFATNVACAIGAALAFGVDPGSIRSALAGADRPAHRQTLTQSDLGFTIIDDTYNSNPAGASAGLQLLGEIGSGARRVLVTPGMVELGADQVTENARLAAQAVEVATDILIVGLTNRRALLKGTEGGRASVMVVDSRPEAVEWVRANLGRGDVVLYENDLPDHYP from the coding sequence ATGACGTGGATCGTCCTGGCGCTCGGCGTGGCGGCAGCCGCTCCTGCTGCTCTGCGATTTCTGCGCGTTGCTCAACGGGAGCATTACCTGGGGGGATCGACGATACGGTTCGCCCTTCGCTGGTGGACGGGATCGCGGAATGTCTGGCTCTTCGTCGCGGGAATCGTCGGTCTTGCGGCTACCCCGTGGTGGTGGTGGATGGCGCTTGTCCCGATCGGGGTTGCCGCTCTCGGCCCCCTCGGGTTGGGAGTGCGGGGGGTTTCATCGCCTCTTCGCTGGACGGGTCGCCTTCGCCGGTTGACGGCCATTGTCTCCGGCTCGGCCGCACTGTTGATCGTGGCGAGCGTCGTTCTCGAGTTTGTCACCGTCGTCGCTGCCATCCTTGCCCTCGGGATGCCGCTGTTGATCGACCTTGGACTGGCACTGGCGGCGCCCCTTGAAGCCAGGCTCGGAAGGCGCTGGATCGACAAGGCCCGCGACAAGCTCAACGCCGTCGACCCCCGGATCCTCGCGATCACCGGATCGTATGGGAAGACCACCACCAAGGAGTATGCGCGGTTGCTCCTGGCCGCCGAGATGCAGGTGGTGGCGAGCCCTGCCAGCTTCAACAACGCCATGGGACTGGCTCGTGCGATCAACGAACACCTCACGCCGGGTTCCGAGTTGTTCATCGCCGAGATGGGGGCTTACGGGCCGGGCGAAATCGCCGCGCTGTGTTCGTGGATCCCCCCGGAGGTGGCAATTATCACCGCCATCGGCCCTGTGCACCTCGAACGATTCGGTTCTCTGGAGCGGACGCTCGAAGCGAAATCGGAGATCCTCGAGGGAGCAGGCGTCGCCGTGCTCAACATCGATGACCGGCGTCTGGCCGGATTGGCCGATCGTCAGGCCGGCGTCCGCCGGGTGATCAGGTGCTCGGCGATCGACACTTCGGCGGACGTTTGTGTGCTCGGCCATAACGGCGTTCAGGAAGTGTGGGCCGGCGGAGCGCTCCTCGCCCGGTTGGATCCGCCGGTTGCCTTCGCGACGAATGTCGCCTGCGCGATCGGGGCTGCACTCGCCTTTGGCGTCGATCCCGGCTCGATCCGATCTGCGCTGGCCGGTGCCGATCGGCCGGCGCACCGGCAGACGCTGACGCAGAGCGATCTGGGCTTCACGATCATCGACGACACGTACAATTCCAACCCGGCAGGAGCTTCAGCCGGTTTGCAGTTGCTCGGCGAAATTGGTTCGGGCGCCAGGCGGGTGCTCGTTACCCCCGGCATGGTCGAACTCGGAGCCGACCAGGTGACCGAAAATGCTCGCCTGGCTGCACAAGCCGTTGAAGTTGCCACCGATATCCTTATCGTCGGCCTCACCAACCGGCGCGCCCTTTTGAAGGGAACGGAAGGAGGCAGAGCGTCCGTTATGGTGGTCGACTCCCGTCCGGAGGCCGTCGAATGGGTGCGCGCCAATCTCGGTCGGGGAGACGTTGTTCTCTACGAGAATGACCTACCGGATCACTACCCGTAA
- a CDS encoding alpha/beta hydrolase, protein MTLRSYGNLFGVRYGSAQPRVLALHGWGRSRTDFEGWLSGYEAIALDLPGFGASPPPDESMGATGYAELIGSVLGEFETPPVIVGHSFGGRIAVALAASRPEAVSGLVLAGVPLIRLSPAGKPPWRYRLVRRAGSMGLVSAARLERARRRFGSADYRAAAGVMRDVLVKVVNESYEIELGAVKCPVRLVWGEQDSAVPTAVAAAALGFLADGTLDVVAGAGHDVHLSHPERLCAAIDELSV, encoded by the coding sequence ATGACTTTGCGTTCCTACGGAAACCTCTTCGGGGTGCGCTATGGGAGTGCTCAACCAAGGGTGCTGGCACTGCACGGTTGGGGTCGCAGTCGTACCGATTTCGAGGGGTGGTTGTCGGGATACGAGGCGATTGCGCTCGATCTACCCGGCTTTGGCGCCTCGCCTCCCCCTGATGAATCCATGGGAGCCACCGGGTATGCAGAATTGATAGGGTCGGTCTTGGGCGAGTTCGAAACACCACCGGTGATCGTCGGCCACTCGTTTGGAGGTCGAATAGCCGTCGCCCTGGCGGCCTCGCGACCCGAGGCTGTGTCCGGCCTGGTTCTGGCCGGTGTGCCGCTCATCCGCCTGAGTCCGGCCGGCAAACCGCCGTGGCGCTATCGGTTGGTTCGCCGGGCCGGGTCGATGGGACTCGTGTCCGCAGCCCGGCTCGAACGGGCCCGGCGTCGGTTCGGTTCGGCCGACTATCGAGCTGCCGCCGGCGTGATGCGCGATGTCCTCGTGAAGGTGGTGAACGAGAGCTACGAAATCGAACTGGGCGCCGTTAAGTGTCCCGTTCGGCTCGTGTGGGGGGAGCAGGACAGCGCGGTGCCAACGGCAGTGGCCGCCGCCGCCCTCGGCTTCCTGGCTGATGGCACTCTCGATGTGGTCGCGGGTGCCGGCCATGACGTCCACCTCTCCCATCCGGAGCGGCTCTGCGCTGCCATCGATGAGTTGTCGGTATGA
- a CDS encoding ATP-binding protein — MTIPSISAQRSTRAAMAASRARVVALALRAGWLMLASFVFATWRIGEVDNLRVWAPQVAIAAVLGALSLPNWDLTLRRGSGDLLLLLGVITIGSAMSIMATVPAFASFVLIGYFGVVALMAALAHWIVPLITALVLVATNVIAQTAFGTTPNPEDIVVPAITLVVVGIATAAITNELRREIRSGIRRQRELEARERDLERLYEVSRTLAAGDSLTRVLPELVGKIATYLKAEVGVVLLHDPARGALEVVSPIWAAGHTLDVTGYLLPLRRRGNIEQTFVSGQARRFSQTDGKNSNHLLTELGVQHAVAVPLKVEHRTMGVMMVADRTDGTPFTDDDLDVLASLSAPAALVLAHLGRYEEAAEAGRRMEELAQLKSDFVSVVSHELRTPLTSIIGSLDTIARPELAPTHASALSLLDSARNQAGRLRQLIENLLMTSRIDNQALPQHPTEIDLESFLRSVIDEIPGAAAQVNIRSTEEVTVRVDPDHLGRVLINLIQNALKYAPGSPAEIVVKVQGERVEISVVDRGPGISSEMRDKVFEPFTQLEPAATRSRSGTGLGLAIVKGLVESMGGTVRLDDTPGGGATFVVDLPARPRDLPRSPGADGTPSGYSRDPAATAWNPPST, encoded by the coding sequence GTGACCATCCCTTCAATCAGCGCTCAGCGCTCCACCAGAGCGGCTATGGCGGCTTCCCGGGCGAGGGTCGTTGCGCTGGCCCTGCGGGCCGGGTGGCTCATGCTGGCATCCTTTGTGTTCGCTACATGGCGGATCGGCGAAGTCGACAACCTCCGTGTGTGGGCCCCACAAGTTGCCATCGCCGCGGTACTCGGCGCATTGTCCCTACCCAACTGGGATTTGACGCTACGACGCGGCTCCGGCGATCTCTTGCTGCTGCTTGGAGTCATCACCATCGGTTCGGCGATGAGCATCATGGCGACGGTTCCAGCCTTCGCCTCGTTCGTGCTCATCGGCTACTTCGGGGTGGTGGCGCTCATGGCGGCGCTGGCCCACTGGATCGTTCCCCTCATCACTGCCCTGGTACTCGTAGCAACGAACGTCATCGCTCAGACCGCCTTCGGGACCACTCCGAATCCGGAAGACATCGTCGTACCGGCCATCACCCTGGTAGTGGTCGGCATCGCAACCGCCGCCATCACCAACGAGTTGCGAAGGGAGATCCGCAGCGGCATCCGAAGACAGCGGGAACTCGAGGCACGAGAACGGGATCTGGAACGCCTCTACGAAGTCTCCCGAACCCTGGCCGCCGGGGACTCGCTCACCCGCGTTCTCCCAGAACTCGTCGGCAAGATCGCCACCTACCTCAAAGCTGAGGTAGGCGTCGTCCTCCTCCACGACCCGGCCCGCGGCGCGCTCGAAGTCGTCAGTCCGATCTGGGCTGCCGGACATACGCTCGACGTCACCGGCTATCTGCTCCCCCTGCGCCGCCGCGGCAACATCGAGCAGACGTTCGTGTCCGGCCAGGCGCGCCGCTTCAGCCAGACAGACGGGAAGAACTCCAACCACCTGCTCACCGAACTCGGAGTGCAGCACGCAGTGGCGGTGCCGCTCAAGGTCGAACATCGCACCATGGGCGTCATGATGGTGGCGGATCGGACGGATGGAACCCCGTTCACCGACGACGACCTCGACGTCCTGGCTTCGCTGTCGGCACCGGCGGCACTAGTGCTTGCCCATCTCGGGCGCTATGAGGAGGCCGCAGAAGCCGGCCGCCGGATGGAGGAACTGGCGCAACTCAAATCGGATTTCGTCTCCGTCGTCTCGCACGAATTGCGGACTCCGCTGACCAGCATTATCGGCTCGCTCGACACGATCGCCAGGCCGGAGCTGGCACCGACTCACGCAAGTGCCCTGAGTCTGCTCGATTCGGCCAGAAACCAGGCCGGGCGACTCCGGCAGCTGATCGAGAACCTGCTGATGACGTCACGGATCGACAATCAAGCACTGCCGCAACACCCCACCGAAATCGATTTGGAATCTTTCCTCCGTTCGGTGATCGACGAGATCCCGGGAGCCGCGGCGCAGGTGAACATTCGGTCAACGGAAGAGGTAACGGTTCGCGTCGACCCCGATCACCTGGGTCGGGTACTCATCAACCTCATCCAGAATGCGTTGAAGTACGCGCCCGGCTCTCCTGCAGAGATCGTGGTGAAAGTGCAGGGCGAGCGGGTCGAGATCAGCGTCGTCGATCGCGGCCCCGGTATCAGTTCCGAGATGAGAGACAAAGTATTCGAACCCTTCACGCAGCTCGAACCGGCGGCCACCCGCTCCCGCAGCGGGACAGGATTGGGGCTGGCCATCGTCAAGGGCCTGGTCGAATCGATGGGTGGAACCGTGCGACTCGACGACACGCCGGGGGGTGGAGCTACATTCGTGGTCGATCTCCCTGCGCGGCCACGGGACTTGCCGCGCTCGCCGGGAGCGGACGGCACCCCCTCCGGCTACTCGCGCGATCCGGCTGCGACTGCGTGGAACCCTCCATCGACATGA
- the fabI gene encoding enoyl-ACP reductase FabI produces MLLERKKLVITGVVTDDSIAWHVARIAQEQGAEIVLTSFGRGLRLTERAARRLPQSVDVLELDINEPAHMDAVVADLSSRWGAVDGALHAIAYAPQDALGGNFLNTPAESANTAFQTSAFSYKTLAVGLLPLMRAAGGGSLVTLDFDNTQAWPIYDWMGVAKAALQAVTRYLARDLGAEHIRVNAVSAGPLSTIAAKSIPGFQSLERAWLQRSPIEWDSSDPTPVAQMVALLLSDWTPMTTGEVVHVDGGFHAVAAGSRE; encoded by the coding sequence ATGTTGCTCGAACGGAAGAAGCTGGTGATCACAGGCGTCGTCACCGACGACTCAATCGCATGGCATGTCGCTCGCATTGCGCAGGAACAGGGCGCCGAGATCGTGTTGACGAGTTTCGGGCGTGGCCTGCGCTTGACCGAGCGGGCGGCGAGGCGTCTTCCCCAGTCCGTCGATGTACTTGAACTCGATATCAACGAACCTGCCCACATGGACGCCGTGGTGGCCGACTTGTCGTCGCGCTGGGGAGCGGTCGACGGCGCATTGCACGCTATCGCTTATGCGCCGCAAGACGCCCTGGGCGGTAACTTCCTGAACACCCCGGCGGAGAGTGCCAATACCGCATTCCAGACGTCCGCCTTCTCTTATAAGACCCTGGCCGTTGGCCTGTTGCCGCTCATGCGGGCGGCAGGCGGTGGATCATTGGTCACACTCGATTTTGACAACACGCAAGCCTGGCCGATTTATGACTGGATGGGTGTTGCCAAGGCGGCGCTCCAGGCGGTGACGCGCTATCTCGCCCGGGACCTCGGTGCCGAACACATTCGGGTCAACGCCGTCTCGGCCGGCCCGCTGTCGACGATCGCAGCCAAATCGATCCCGGGATTCCAGTCTCTTGAGCGGGCGTGGTTGCAGAGGTCACCAATCGAGTGGGACTCATCCGATCCGACCCCGGTTGCGCAAATGGTCGCGCTCCTCCTCTCCGACTGGACTCCCATGACCACCGGCGAGGTTGTTCATGTCGATGGAGGGTTCCACGCAGTCGCAGCCGGATCGCGCGAGTAG
- a CDS encoding YbaK/EbsC family protein gives MTALPETPATIAVASSGVEHRLVPFGEVSSVGEAAAARNIDLNQLIKTIVVRESEGRYLLILVPGDRVIDWTKLRKCRGVSRLSLPDADEAFTATGYRRGTITPFGAAGNWPVVADSSLESKAEVSVGGGVSGLAIHLRSIDLIEATGAVVADVTKSAEVVSNPPTSR, from the coding sequence TTGACGGCCCTCCCCGAAACGCCCGCCACCATTGCCGTGGCCTCCTCCGGCGTCGAGCACCGGTTGGTCCCGTTCGGGGAGGTATCTTCTGTAGGCGAAGCCGCCGCCGCCCGAAATATCGATCTGAACCAGCTCATCAAGACGATCGTCGTGCGTGAGTCGGAGGGCCGGTATCTTTTGATCCTGGTTCCCGGTGACCGGGTCATCGACTGGACAAAACTGCGGAAATGCCGGGGTGTGTCGCGCCTGTCTCTCCCCGACGCTGATGAGGCCTTCACTGCCACCGGATACCGGAGAGGCACTATCACCCCGTTCGGCGCCGCCGGCAACTGGCCGGTTGTTGCCGACAGCTCGCTCGAGTCGAAGGCCGAGGTTTCGGTCGGCGGTGGTGTCTCAGGCCTTGCGATTCATCTCCGAAGCATCGATCTCATAGAGGCGACCGGCGCGGTGGTGGCGGATGTGACCAAGTCCGCAGAAGTTGTTTCAAATCCCCCAACCAGCCGGTAG
- a CDS encoding PH domain-containing protein, translating to MPYPERLLSPGEAVQLEFRPHWQRIMVPTAITIVAIAALVAVTALLDEGAMWISLAVVALVWLITAVPRYLDWWFTRYIVTNERLIVRSGVLARRGKEIPLEVINDVAFSQSVLERLVHSGDLLIESAGEQGQSRFTDIPRPEDVQSQIYQLREKRTVALEGGNQGGAAGQLESLARLHRDGVLTDEEFAAKKQKLLDEI from the coding sequence ATGCCCTACCCAGAACGTCTCCTCAGTCCCGGCGAAGCCGTCCAACTCGAGTTCCGCCCGCATTGGCAGAGAATCATGGTTCCCACCGCCATCACGATCGTCGCCATCGCCGCGCTGGTTGCCGTCACCGCGCTCCTAGACGAAGGCGCCATGTGGATCTCGCTGGCCGTCGTTGCCCTCGTCTGGCTCATCACCGCCGTTCCGCGCTACCTCGATTGGTGGTTCACCCGATACATCGTCACCAACGAACGCCTCATCGTTCGGTCGGGGGTACTGGCTCGTCGAGGCAAGGAGATTCCGCTCGAGGTCATCAACGACGTTGCGTTCTCGCAGTCGGTGCTGGAGCGGCTGGTGCATTCGGGCGATCTCTTGATCGAGTCCGCCGGTGAGCAGGGGCAGAGCCGTTTCACCGATATTCCCCGCCCTGAGGATGTCCAATCGCAGATCTACCAACTGAGAGAGAAGCGAACGGTTGCGCTCGAAGGGGGCAACCAGGGGGGAGCCGCGGGGCAACTCGAGTCACTCGCTCGCCTCCATCGCGACGGTGTCCTGACGGATGAGGAGTTCGCCGCCAAGAAGCAGAAGCTTCTCGACGAGATCTGA
- a CDS encoding PD-(D/E)XK nuclease family protein, whose protein sequence is MPLETLSPSRASDYKQCPQLFKFRAIDRIPEPVTIYQARGTTAHLALQELYDLSPEERTPEALYDLFRKAWTELRTTEEYADLFSSDDEERMWGVESLALLANYFTVEDPVEVSPRDRELDMLEDLGGITIRGILDRIDELPGGELVITDYKTGKAPPERYALPAFFALKIYALLIRHKTGRTPVELRLLYLNGPTLYRLPVGDAHLNGMDRQLRALWAAIDKAIAGDNFPPRPGQLCNWCSYQDRCPAFADNDAEGDDQTLASTA, encoded by the coding sequence ATGCCGTTGGAAACGCTGTCTCCAAGTCGGGCGAGCGACTACAAGCAATGCCCGCAACTCTTCAAGTTCCGGGCAATAGATCGCATACCCGAACCGGTCACGATCTACCAGGCCCGGGGAACCACCGCGCACCTCGCTCTGCAGGAGCTGTACGACCTCTCACCGGAGGAGCGCACACCGGAAGCCCTCTACGACCTCTTCCGCAAGGCGTGGACGGAGCTGCGCACGACAGAAGAGTATGCCGACCTGTTTAGTTCTGATGACGAGGAGCGCATGTGGGGTGTTGAGAGCCTTGCACTCCTGGCCAACTACTTCACCGTCGAGGACCCCGTTGAGGTGAGTCCTCGCGATCGCGAGCTGGACATGCTCGAGGATTTGGGGGGCATCACCATTCGCGGCATCCTCGACCGAATCGACGAGCTTCCCGGCGGCGAACTGGTCATCACCGATTACAAGACCGGCAAGGCACCGCCCGAACGATATGCACTCCCGGCGTTCTTCGCCCTCAAGATCTATGCGCTCTTGATCAGGCACAAGACGGGCCGGACTCCCGTTGAACTCCGCCTGTTGTACCTCAACGGACCGACCCTCTATCGCCTGCCCGTCGGCGACGCGCATCTGAATGGTATGGACCGCCAGCTCCGGGCACTGTGGGCGGCGATCGACAAGGCCATCGCCGGCGATAACTTCCCGCCGCGCCCGGGGCAACTGTGCAACTGGTGTTCCTACCAGGATCGGTGCCCCGCCTTCGCCGACAACGATGCGGAAGGCGATGACCAGACCTTGGCGAGCACCGCATGA